The Pseudomonas sp. MM223 genome segment CTGGAGCTTTACCTGCGAGGCCTGGCGCAACGGGGTAACGATCCCTGGGATCATGTCAGCCAGCTGCTGCGGGCAAAGGCAAGCCTGAAGCAAGCCCTGCAAACCTGGCGGAGCGCGCCAGGGCTGGGCGTTGTGCGCAGGTTGCGTCGCATCAGGGTTGCCCGGCAGATCGTCAGCGGTTGGCGGCGCATGAGCCCAGGGGAGGTGGCGGGCGACTTCCACCTGACCATTGTGGGGGAGCGGGTCGGTGATCTGCCTTCATTACCTGACAATGTGCCGTTCGACCACATTACCCACCTGACCCTGCGCGACATGCAACTGACAACCCTTGACGCGGGCTTCCTCGGGCGCTTCAACAAGGTGCGCAACCTGGACCTGCGAGACAACCAGCTGACGCGCCTTCCCGCCGGTATCGAGCAACTGACCGAGTTGAGGAGCCTGCGGCTCGGCGGCAACCAGATAGTGCTTTCCAGTGCAGATAACCTGCGGCTCAGCCAGCTTATAGGGCTGCGCCGCCTGGAGCTCAACGGCAACCCCGTGGGGCTGCTGCCGCCGTTGGCTGCTTTTCCGCTGTTGCGCCGGCTGTCCTTGCGTAATACCGGCTTGGGTGCCTTGCCCGCCGACCTGGCCAGGCACGGTAACCTGGAATTGCTTGATTTGCGTGACAACCAGATTCGCACGCTACCTGAAGCGCTGTCCGTGGTGCCGTTGCGTTTGCTGCAGGGTTTGGAACTGCACGACAACCCACTGTCGGACGAGACCCTCCAGCGCCTGCAATTGGCCAGGGCAGCGGCCGGAACGCCGGAGCATCGGCGCCTGGTTCACACCACGCCAAGCCCGAGTGCTGCCACCCCCTGGTTGGTGGGTTTTACCTCAACCCAGCGCGAGCTGCGGTTGGCCAACTGGAACCGCCTGTACCAGGAAGCCGGCGCAAGTGACCTGTTCCGCTTTATCGCCGACCTGCGCGACACACGTGAATACCACTCTCAGCCCCGTGACCTTCGGGCGCGTGTATGGCACATCCTTGAGGCGTGTGAGCAGCACGCCGAGGTGCGTACCCGCTTGTTCGAGCAGGCCAGCCGCCCACGCAGTTGCAGCGACGAACTGTTGCTGACGCTGAGTGAGCTGGAAGTGGGCGCCATGGTCGCCAGGGCCAGCACGGCTGGCGGCAGTTTTCAAACCGAGCAGGCACTGGTCCGCCTGGGGCGCTCGCTGTTTCGTCTGGACAAAGTCAACGTGATTGCGGCCCGGCATATTGCCGAACATCTCTCGGATGACCCGGTCGAGGTTTACCTGACGTATCGCGTCAAGCTGGCCGACAGCCTTGATTTACCAGCACAGCCTGCATACCTGTCATTCGAGGGCTTCAGTGGGGTGGGGCGCGAACATCTGGATGCGGCACGGCGCGAGGTGCTTGGGGAAGAAACACCGCAAGCCCTGGCCCAGGCCTTGGCAGACCGTTCGTTCTGGCAGGCTTATTTGCGCGAGCAGCAGGCAGAGCGCTTTACCCGCATGGATGAGCCGTTCCAGCAACGCCTGGATGCTGTGTACGAGCAGTCGAAAACGTTGAGCGATGCAGAGCATTTGCAGCAAACCGAGCAAATCGTCACTGAGCGCCAGGTGGCAGAGCGTCAGCTGCTGCTGGCGTTGAGCCAGGAAGCGTTGCAGCGCCAGGGCGTGTAAACGAAACAGCCCGCCGAAAGGCGGGCTGTCTGGAGGCGTGAAACGATCAGCGGCGGCGGAACAGCGGCAGCGGTTCGTCGGTGGCGGCCTGGTAGGTTACCGAGAAGTCCTTCAGGCTTTGCAGCGCGTCTTCCGGGTCCTTGTCGGCACGGATGGCGAACGCATCGAAGCCGCAACGGGCCATGAAGAACAGCTGGTCGCGCAGTACATCGCCGATGGCGCGCAGCTCGCCCTTGAACTTGTAGCGATCACGCAGCAGGCGCGCATTGGAGTAGCTGCGCCCGTCGGTGAAGGCCGGGAAGTTCAGTGCGATGACCTGGAAGTACTGCACGTCTTCGCCGATTTCTTCCGCTTCTTCGTCGCTGTCCAGCCACACGCCCAGGCCGCCGTCTCGGGCCTTGAGCACGTGGGCATGGTCACGCCACAGCTGCAGCGGCACGATGTAGTCGTCGCAGTTGGTCAGCTCGTCGAACGAGGTTTCCTTGGGCAGCAGGTGCCAGGTTTCGTCGACGATCTGGTTGTTCTTAATGATTCGCTGCATAGACGCGTTCCTTGAAGGGGTCGATGCCGATACGCTGGTAGGTGTCGATGAAACGCTCTTCCTCGGTACGTTGCTCGACGTACACGGCGATCAGCTTCTCGATCACATCGGCCATGGCATCCTGGGCAAAGGAAGGGCCGAGGATCTTGCCCAGGCTCGCGCCGCGCGCGGCATTGCCGCCCAGCGATACCTGGTAGAACTCTTCACCCTTCTTGTCCACGCCAAGAATGCCGATGTGGCCCACGTGGTGGTGGCCGCAGGCGTTCATGCAGCCAGAGATGTTCAGGTCGATTTCGCCGATGTCGAACAGGTAGTCCAGGTCGTCGAAACGGCGCTGGATGGATTCGGCGATCGGGATCGACTTGGCGTTGGCCAACGAGCAGTAGTCACCGCCCGGGCAGCAGATGATGTCGGTCAGCAGGCCGATGTTCGGGGTGGCGAAGCCGCCTTCGCGCAGCTCCAGCCACAGCGCGTGCAGCTGGCGCTGCTCGACATCGGCGAGGATGATGTTCTGCTCGTGCGAGGTGCGCAGGAAGCCGAAGCTGTAGCGCTCGGCCAGGTCGGCCACGGCGTCCAGCTGCTTGTCGGTCAGGTCGCCCGGGGCAACGCCGGTAGGCTTGAGCGACAATGTCACGGCCACGTAGCCAGGGCGTTTGTGGGCGCGGGTATTGCGCGAACGCCAGCGGGCAAAGCCAGGGTACTCGGCGTCCTGGGCGGCGTAGTCGACGTTGTCGAGGGCCAGGTACTCCGGGTCGACAAAGTGGCGCGATACGCGCTGCACTTCGTCTTCGGTCAGCGTGGTGCTGCCGCCGCGCAGGTGGGCCATTTCGGCCTCGACCTTCTCGGCGAACACTTCAGGCGTCAATGCCTTGACCAGGATCTTGATCCGCGCCTTGTACTTGTTGTCACGGCGACCGTAACGGTTGTACACGCGCAGGATGGCGTCCAGGTAGCTGATCAGGTCTTGCCACGGCAGGAATTCATTGATGAACGAGCCCACCACCGGGGTACGGCCCAGGCCGCCGCCGACCAGTACGCGGAAGCCCAGCTCGCCAGCAGCGTTGCGCACCGGCTCCAGGCCGATGTCGTGCACTTCGATGGCGGCGCGGTCTTCCTGCGAACCGTTGATGGCAATTTTGAACTTGCGCGGCAGGTAGGCGAATTCCGGGTGGAAGGTGGTCCACTGGCGGACGATTTCGCACCATGGGCGCGGGTCGATGATTTCGTCTGCGGCCACACCGGCGAACTGGTCGGTGGTGGTGTTGCGCAGGCAGTTGCCGCTGGTCTGGATCGCGTGCATCTGCACGGTGGCCAGTTCGGCAAGAATATCCGGAATGTCTTCCAGTGCCGGCCAGTTGTACTGCACGTTCTGGCGGGTGGAAATGTGCGCGTAGCCCTTGTCGTAGTCGCGAGCGATCTTCGCCAGGGTGCGGACCTGGCGGGCGCTCAGCTGGCCGTACGGCACGGCGACACGCAACATCGGCGCAAAACGTTGGATGTATAGGCCGTTCTGCAGGCGCAGAGGGCGGAATTCTTCTTCGCTCTGCTTCACCGGCCAGGTAGCGGCGGGTCTGATCACGGAACTGCTTGACGCGGTCCTCGATGATCCGCTGATCGTACTCGTCGTATACGTACATAAAAGTCCTGTCTCAGGCATGCAGCTATTCGCGCGCACGGCCGCGCACTCCGGTACGGAGCCGGGGAACGATATCAGGTTGCGGTTATGCGCTAAAGTGATGTTTTTGCATATGAAAAGAACCAAATGAACTATGTGAGACTGACTGCCATTTGTGCGCTGGTGGTGGCCAGGCGTTTATAATCTGGGGTTTGCTTCGCAGAGATGTGACCCCATGCTCAAGGCCCTGTGCCAAAGCTTGTGTCTTGCCCTGCCACTGGCGGCAAATGCGCAGCCGGCCTCGGTGGTGTTCCTCAACCCGGGGTTGTCCACCGAGACGTTCTGGACCAGCTACACCCGCTTCATGCAGGCCGCTGCGGACGAACTGGGCATGTCCTTGCGCGTGGAGTACAGCGAGCGCCGCGCCGACCTGGCGCTGACCCAGGCCCGGGCGATCCTGAGCGGGGCGCAGCGGCCGGATTACCTGGTACTGGTCAACGAGCAGTACGTGGCCCCGGAAATCCTGCGCCTGTCGCGCGGC includes the following:
- the sir_1 gene encoding Sulfite reductase [ferredoxin] (*Name sir_1), which translates into the protein MKQSEEEFRPLRLQNGLYIQRFAPMLRVAVPYGQLSARQVRTLAKIARDYDKGYAHISTRQNVQYNWPALEDIPDILAELATVQMHAIQTSGNCLRNTTTDQFAGVAADEIIDPRPWCEIVRQWTTFHPEFAYLPRKFKIAINGSQEDRAAIEVHDIGLEPVRNAAGELGFRVLVGGGLGRTPVVGSFINEFLPWQDLISYLDAILRVYNRYGRRDNKYKARIKILVKALTPEVFAEKVEAEMAHLRGGSTTLTEDEVQRVSRHFVDPEYLALDNVDYAAQDAEYPGFARWRSRNTRAHKRPGYVAVTLSLKPTGVAPGDLTDKQLDAVADLAERYSFGFLRTSHEQNIILADVEQRQLHALWLELREGGFATPNIGLLTDIICCPGGDYCSLANAKSIPIAESIQRRFDDLDYLFDIGEIDLNISGCMNACGHHHVGHIGILGVDKKGEEFYQVSLGGNAARGASLGKILGPSFAQDAMADVIEKLIAVYVEQRTEEERFIDTYQRIGIDPFKERVYAANH